The following proteins come from a genomic window of Alicyclobacillus dauci:
- a CDS encoding NUDIX domain-containing protein → MPISHYLRDLRASVGSRLLLMPGVAAVIRNQEGHVLLQKRSDNGMWDIPAGSIDPGEAPAQAVIREVYEEAGLLVRPTAILGILGGKAFRVQYPNGDQVEYTATVFACEVIGGQLEAIDGESTEFRYTPPDDLPRMFSAYPKDIFVVEGAAGGPVAPTPYYEWREEWLDALQATRDGQ, encoded by the coding sequence ATGCCAATCTCCCATTATTTACGAGACCTGCGCGCCAGCGTTGGGTCTCGACTCCTCCTCATGCCTGGCGTTGCAGCAGTCATTCGCAACCAAGAAGGACATGTTCTGTTGCAGAAGCGCAGCGACAACGGCATGTGGGACATCCCTGCCGGATCGATCGATCCCGGCGAAGCACCCGCCCAAGCCGTCATCCGCGAAGTCTATGAAGAGGCCGGTCTCCTCGTCCGCCCCACGGCCATCCTCGGCATTCTCGGCGGCAAGGCATTTCGCGTCCAGTACCCAAATGGCGATCAAGTCGAATACACCGCCACCGTTTTCGCATGCGAAGTCATAGGCGGCCAGTTGGAAGCCATCGACGGCGAGTCGACGGAGTTTCGCTACACTCCCCCAGACGACCTACCACGTATGTTCTCCGCCTACCCGAAGGACATCTTCGTGGTGGAGGGCGCGGCGGGCGGACCGGTGGCGCCGACCCCGTACTACGAGTGGCGGGAAGAATGGTTGGACGCATTGCAAGCGACGCGCGACGGTCAGTGA
- a CDS encoding glutamate-1-semialdehyde 2,1-aminomutase, which produces MNRTQSELWFKRAQSVILGGVNSPSRSYKSVGGGTPIVMAKGEGSKFYDVDGNVYIDYLAAYGPSVLGHAHPHITQAIERAARDGILYGTPATSEVEFAEQLRAAIPDLERIRFVNSGTEAVMTTIRVARAYTGRTKIVKFAGCYHGHSDAMLVAAGSGPSSMGVPDSAGVTPSTAGEIITVPFNDIPALQEALSIHGDSVAAVLVEPIVGNFGMVAPESDTYLRQVIDLAHNHGALCVFDEVITAFRFHYGSAAQLYNVHPDLYAMGKIIGGGLPIGAYGGRKDIMEQVAPLGPAYQAGTMAGNPLSMRTGIACLEVLRQPGTYEGMDRKAKRLVAAIEAAAKDNGVAITVNRIGGAFTVYFGSHPVRNYDDAMATDSATFGKFFHLLADRGIIIAPSKYEAWFVSAVHTDEDIDETCRVVADVFKALAK; this is translated from the coding sequence ATGAATCGAACACAATCTGAACTGTGGTTCAAACGAGCTCAGTCCGTTATTCTCGGTGGTGTGAACAGTCCATCGAGATCGTATAAGTCGGTTGGTGGAGGCACCCCTATCGTCATGGCGAAAGGGGAGGGATCGAAATTCTACGACGTCGATGGGAACGTTTATATCGACTACCTCGCGGCTTATGGCCCCTCTGTCCTTGGGCACGCACATCCACATATCACGCAGGCCATTGAGCGGGCTGCCAGGGACGGCATTCTCTATGGGACACCGGCGACGTCAGAGGTTGAGTTCGCTGAACAACTGCGTGCAGCCATTCCCGATCTGGAACGGATTCGCTTCGTCAATTCCGGCACGGAGGCGGTCATGACGACCATTCGCGTGGCACGGGCATACACGGGACGGACAAAAATCGTCAAATTCGCGGGCTGCTACCATGGCCACTCGGATGCGATGTTGGTTGCGGCGGGATCGGGACCATCCTCCATGGGCGTACCGGACAGTGCCGGCGTGACCCCCTCGACGGCTGGCGAAATCATCACGGTGCCATTCAACGACATCCCAGCACTGCAAGAAGCCTTGTCCATCCACGGGGATTCCGTGGCAGCGGTCCTCGTCGAGCCAATCGTCGGCAACTTTGGCATGGTGGCGCCGGAAAGTGATACATACCTGAGGCAGGTCATCGATCTCGCCCACAACCACGGCGCCCTCTGCGTCTTCGACGAAGTTATCACAGCCTTCCGCTTCCACTACGGCAGCGCCGCACAACTGTACAACGTCCATCCAGACTTGTACGCCATGGGCAAAATCATCGGTGGCGGCCTACCTATCGGAGCTTACGGCGGCCGCAAGGATATCATGGAACAAGTGGCGCCCCTCGGGCCCGCCTACCAAGCGGGGACCATGGCGGGAAATCCTCTGTCCATGCGCACAGGCATTGCATGCTTAGAGGTCTTGCGTCAACCGGGCACATATGAAGGTATGGATCGCAAAGCCAAGCGGCTTGTCGCGGCAATTGAAGCTGCGGCGAAGGACAACGGCGTAGCCATCACCGTCAATCGCATCGGTGGCGCCTTCACCGTATATTTCGGCTCCCACCCAGTCCGGAACTATGACGACGCCATGGCAACTGACAGCGCGACGTTCGGCAAGTTCTTTCACCTATTGGCGGATCGCGGCATTATCATCGCCCCGTCGAAATACGAAGCATGGTTCGTCTCGGCCGTTCACACGGACGAGGACATCGATGAAACTTGTCGCGTCGTCGCGGACGTCTTTAAAGCGTTGGCGAAGTAA
- the trxA gene encoding thioredoxin, giving the protein MATQKVTDADFQSFIQSDKPVLVDFWATWCGPCKMMAPVLEEVSDELSDRIVVGKIDVDENPQTAGQFGIMSIPTLLLFKNGEVVKQLIGYKPKDDLLAQLSDVI; this is encoded by the coding sequence ATGGCAACTCAAAAGGTAACAGATGCCGACTTTCAGTCGTTTATTCAGTCTGATAAACCGGTTCTAGTGGACTTCTGGGCAACTTGGTGTGGTCCTTGCAAAATGATGGCCCCAGTGCTCGAGGAAGTTTCCGATGAATTGTCGGATCGCATCGTTGTAGGGAAAATTGACGTCGATGAAAATCCACAAACCGCCGGCCAATTCGGCATCATGAGCATTCCAACGCTTCTTCTGTTCAAAAACGGCGAAGTGGTTAAGCAACTGATTGGTTACAAACCAAAGGACGACTTGTTGGCTCAACTGAGCGACGTGATCTAA
- a CDS encoding GNAT family N-acetyltransferase, translating into MVITQATVEDAEEILQLQKRAFRIEAEAYGNFDIIPLVETVDQTIDDFASKLILKAVDDGKIVGSVRGHQQGGTCYVGRLIVDPAVHNRGIGTQLLTALESHFPGCRFELYTGYRSDRNIHLYEKLGYRKYKVVYSDEENIDFVYMEKIGPQVE; encoded by the coding sequence GTGGTCATCACACAGGCGACCGTCGAGGACGCGGAGGAAATCCTGCAACTGCAGAAACGGGCTTTTCGCATTGAAGCGGAAGCATATGGGAACTTCGATATCATTCCGCTCGTCGAAACCGTGGACCAAACGATCGACGACTTCGCTTCAAAGCTCATCTTAAAGGCTGTTGACGACGGGAAAATCGTTGGCTCCGTCCGCGGCCACCAGCAGGGTGGAACTTGTTACGTCGGACGCCTCATCGTCGATCCAGCCGTCCACAACCGCGGTATCGGCACACAATTGCTGACAGCCCTCGAGTCCCACTTCCCTGGCTGCCGATTTGAACTGTACACGGGCTACCGGAGTGATCGGAACATTCACCTGTACGAAAAACTCGGCTACCGAAAGTATAAGGTCGTTTATTCTGACGAAGAAAATATTGATTTTGTCTATATGGAAAAAATCGGACCTCAAGTCGAATAA